The following are encoded together in the Streptomyces sp. NBC_00341 genome:
- a CDS encoding SUKH-4 family immunity protein produces the protein MIFELSRDELIRTFGEERVHQAPSNTARAAGFSGDALEFLTTIGLPDSEFISFPRLDAEGFGFHPVPVDELGSTWNLPAAAANWVFLGNFEISAVVADTRTGELHQLAEGIMRPIPLHRDLSSLAHTITGLTRIVGSLPEDYEEDEELIEALTESLDTFRNEIKNKDPRPFGDEHSEWVEIITSIGAGIWGPGQ, from the coding sequence ATGATCTTCGAACTTTCTCGCGATGAGCTTATTCGTACCTTTGGCGAGGAGCGAGTCCATCAAGCACCTTCGAATACGGCACGGGCGGCCGGCTTCAGCGGTGATGCCCTAGAATTCCTCACGACCATCGGACTACCGGACAGCGAATTCATCTCTTTTCCCCGGCTTGACGCAGAGGGCTTCGGATTCCACCCCGTCCCGGTCGACGAACTCGGCAGTACGTGGAACCTACCCGCCGCCGCTGCCAACTGGGTCTTCCTCGGGAACTTCGAGATCAGTGCCGTCGTAGCCGACACGCGAACAGGTGAGCTACACCAACTGGCCGAAGGCATCATGCGCCCAATCCCGCTTCACCGCGACCTCTCCTCGCTGGCCCACACCATTACAGGGCTGACAAGAATCGTCGGAAGCCTCCCAGAGGACTACGAGGAGGACGAAGAGCTCATCGAAGCCTTGACGGAGTCCCTGGACACCTTCAGAAACGAGATCAAGAACAAGGATCCACGCCCCTTCGGTGACGAGCACTCCGAGTGGGTTGAAATCATCACCAGCATCGGAGCCGGCATCTGGGGGCCGGGACAATAG
- a CDS encoding YciI family protein: MEFLCYHRDRPGSLALREELSEEHWSYMDQYAKEMIARGPTFSDDGETLTGSVHILDLPDPAAARAFAFDEPNYQAGAYRDVLLRRWRNALGRTMWDFPGGRTGDDRYLVLGLGLGTGQAADLALPPDRDELIAYGPLLSDDGAVWLGTAALVRAPDPDAARAILTPDRYAAIEVHSWHFGGRPS; the protein is encoded by the coding sequence ATGGAATTTCTCTGCTACCACCGCGACCGGCCCGGCTCCCTGGCGCTGCGCGAAGAGCTGTCGGAAGAGCATTGGTCCTACATGGACCAGTATGCGAAAGAGATGATCGCCCGGGGTCCCACCTTCTCCGACGATGGTGAAACCCTCACCGGAAGCGTGCACATCCTCGATCTGCCCGATCCCGCCGCTGCCCGCGCGTTCGCCTTCGATGAGCCGAACTACCAGGCGGGCGCCTACCGGGACGTGCTGTTGCGGCGGTGGCGCAACGCGCTCGGACGCACCATGTGGGACTTCCCCGGCGGCCGGACCGGCGACGATCGGTATCTGGTCCTCGGCCTCGGCCTCGGTACGGGGCAGGCCGCAGACCTCGCGCTGCCGCCCGACCGGGACGAGCTGATCGCCTACGGCCCGCTGCTGTCCGACGACGGGGCCGTCTGGCTGGGCACGGCAGCGCTTGTCCGGGCGCCGGACCCGGACGCGGCGCGCGCCATCCTGACCCCGGACCGGTACGCGGCCATCGAGGTGCACAGCTGGCATTTCGGCGGGCGCCCGTCATAG
- a CDS encoding DUF397 domain-containing protein, which yields MTTESPRWFKSSYSGNGGQCVEVATNLVASRGVVPVRDSKSPAGPVLNVAAGSFASFVAGVTAGEFGAV from the coding sequence GTGACGACCGAATCCCCCCGTTGGTTCAAGTCCTCGTACAGTGGCAACGGCGGCCAGTGCGTCGAGGTCGCCACCAACCTCGTTGCCTCGCGCGGCGTGGTCCCCGTCCGTGACTCCAAGAGCCCGGCCGGTCCGGTCCTGAACGTCGCCGCCGGTTCGTTCGCCTCCTTCGTCGCAGGCGTCACGGCCGGCGAGTTCGGCGCCGTCTGA
- a CDS encoding Scr1 family TA system antitoxin-like transcriptional regulator encodes MVNRKELDPEKSPSARFGQLLRRLRDERGWTQDELAERMGCSGTHISAVETGRRPPTPQFARNADRVFGTGERFERLSRAARYTALLEGFPDYVAHEARAAEIRLYEVGVVPGLLQTREYAAALEADAVRREAITPEQADERVELVLRRQAALARIPSPLIFVVLDEGCIRRPMGDPAIMDAQLEHLLRFAERPNTVLQVAPFSMGARRPFSLPITVLTMPDRSLMSYAESAQRGHLERETGLVLPMLTAYHQLQAEAPSQAASVDMIEQLRKGTL; translated from the coding sequence ATGGTGAACCGCAAAGAGTTGGACCCGGAGAAGTCGCCCAGTGCGCGCTTCGGTCAGCTTCTCCGCAGGCTGCGGGATGAGCGAGGCTGGACGCAGGACGAGCTGGCGGAGCGCATGGGGTGCTCGGGCACGCACATTTCGGCCGTTGAAACTGGCCGTCGTCCTCCAACTCCCCAGTTTGCGAGGAATGCTGACAGGGTGTTTGGTACTGGGGAGCGATTCGAACGCTTGAGTCGGGCGGCGAGGTATACGGCATTGCTTGAAGGGTTTCCGGACTATGTCGCGCATGAGGCGCGAGCGGCGGAGATCCGGCTGTACGAAGTGGGCGTCGTGCCTGGTCTGCTCCAGACGCGGGAGTACGCGGCAGCGCTGGAAGCCGATGCGGTGAGGCGCGAGGCGATCACTCCTGAACAGGCTGACGAAAGAGTGGAGTTGGTGCTGCGGAGGCAGGCCGCGCTTGCCCGTATCCCCTCACCCTTGATCTTTGTTGTGCTCGACGAGGGGTGTATTCGTCGACCGATGGGTGATCCCGCGATCATGGATGCCCAGCTCGAACACCTGTTGAGGTTTGCCGAGCGGCCGAACACAGTGCTGCAAGTAGCGCCGTTCTCCATGGGGGCACGGCGGCCGTTCAGCCTGCCCATCACCGTGCTCACGATGCCGGACCGCTCTCTCATGTCCTACGCCGAGTCCGCTCAGCGCGGGCACCTCGAACGGGAAACCGGCTTAGTGCTGCCCATGCTGACGGCCTACCATCAACTGCAGGCCGAAGCGCCATCCCAGGCAGCATCCGTGGACATGATCGAGCAGTTACGAAAGGGCACCCTGTGA
- a CDS encoding DUF3616 domain-containing protein — translation MLHQLVLPHRRTVAAAGGALALAALGLGAPAHAASYGTPTITLSSGYLSGAVGATADPVVTVTVGQSGADVSALGVAASASSKSSVAATGDVTVTGTGATRQLRVAAHARGYTDLTIKVTGLGGKTATKSLHYAASAAVQNAADTRYLTGSSDASAAVDVGGGYLVVADDETNTLRLYDSSASGAPVRTWDVASKLGVSKEVDIEGAARVGNTIYWTGSLGNNKDGEYKSDRNTVFTTTVSGSGAATQLTVGGKYKKLRDDLVAWDKSNGNRYGFAAGTEDGEVPKQIDGFNVEGLEFAPGSTTTAYIGFRAPLVPPKGGGKALIVPVTNFDKVAGSGAKATIGTPIELDLGGLSIRDIRKNSADQYLIVAGSWAADDNSDPYALYSWDGIAGHAPVKRLDLPTADPGGWEAVVAVPDLNTPGARAQLITDAGSADLYGDGTEAKDLDHDEWKKSRATWFTVNG, via the coding sequence GTGCTGCATCAGCTTGTCCTCCCTCACCGCCGGACCGTCGCCGCCGCGGGAGGTGCGCTGGCGCTGGCCGCCCTGGGGCTCGGCGCACCCGCGCACGCCGCGAGCTACGGGACGCCGACGATCACGCTGTCGTCCGGCTACCTCTCCGGGGCCGTCGGCGCGACCGCCGACCCCGTGGTCACGGTCACCGTCGGGCAGAGCGGAGCCGATGTGTCCGCCCTCGGTGTGGCGGCGTCCGCCAGCTCCAAGTCGTCCGTCGCCGCTACCGGCGATGTGACGGTGACCGGCACGGGCGCCACCCGGCAGCTCCGGGTCGCCGCCCACGCCCGCGGCTACACCGACCTCACGATCAAGGTCACCGGCCTCGGCGGCAAGACCGCCACCAAGTCCCTGCACTACGCGGCGTCCGCCGCCGTCCAGAACGCGGCCGACACCCGCTACCTCACCGGCTCCTCGGACGCCTCGGCCGCCGTCGACGTGGGCGGTGGGTACCTGGTGGTGGCCGACGACGAGACCAACACCCTTCGGCTCTACGACAGTTCGGCATCCGGAGCGCCCGTTCGCACCTGGGACGTCGCCTCGAAGCTGGGCGTCTCCAAGGAGGTCGACATCGAGGGCGCGGCCCGGGTCGGGAACACGATCTACTGGACCGGTTCGCTGGGCAACAACAAGGACGGCGAGTACAAGTCCGACCGCAACACCGTCTTCACCACCACGGTGAGCGGCTCCGGCGCCGCCACCCAGCTGACGGTCGGCGGAAAGTACAAGAAGCTCCGCGACGACCTGGTCGCCTGGGACAAGTCGAACGGCAACCGCTACGGCTTCGCGGCGGGTACGGAGGACGGCGAAGTCCCCAAGCAGATCGACGGGTTCAACGTCGAGGGCCTGGAGTTCGCCCCCGGCTCCACGACCACCGCCTACATCGGATTCCGCGCCCCGCTCGTCCCGCCGAAGGGCGGCGGCAAGGCGCTGATCGTGCCCGTCACCAACTTCGACAAGGTGGCCGGCTCAGGAGCGAAGGCGACGATCGGTACCCCGATCGAGCTGGATCTCGGCGGGCTCAGCATCCGCGACATCCGCAAGAACTCCGCCGACCAGTACCTGATCGTGGCCGGTTCCTGGGCGGCGGACGACAACTCCGACCCGTACGCCCTCTACTCCTGGGACGGCATCGCGGGCCACGCACCGGTCAAGCGCCTCGACCTGCCGACCGCCGACCCGGGCGGCTGGGAGGCCGTCGTCGCCGTCCCCGACCTGAACACGCCCGGCGCACGCGCCCAGCTGATCACGGACGCGGGCTCGGCCGACCTGTACGGCGACGGCACGGAGGCCAAGGACCTCGACCACGACGAGTGGAAGAAGTCCCGCGCCACCTGGTTCACCGTCAACGGCTGA
- a CDS encoding alpha/beta hydrolase translates to MDFATLKALKPSEFEDAADAYRATDEMANAAKDTVDNQISAGIRNQLAGATAKAALQELAGLSKNFQYVQTECGLVSTALNGFAFDMASAKRKLEAAIEDAQADHCTVHADGSVGFPAGRKPGEEKDAAGGTVTGSAGGNPTSDALDRQAASIHPNPHYGAAIGYADRIADALQEATDADAKWAPKLRSLQADDDLVVSNRDWTDVTSDRGGVLKAADPYLDSIKGPPKEATPEENAEWWKNLTPEQQADYLAVHPNAIGSMNGLPSDIRDDANRMVLDETTAKYQLDLNAIPKEPAKYTPNTSGGYPAVLISPEWQRWHDKYGAKKARMEGVLKGSKAIQDRFDRTGEGGLPEAYLLGFDPTGLGDGKVILANGNPDTADHVGVWVPGTKASLESVEGDLGRVERLWAQSHRLNPDQNVSTVLWLDYNVPDNVFPQATRGEYAAEGGPRLHDFLQGNGVAQQADDGSRAHTTVVGHSYGSTVVGVSAQSGSWDDPQAADDYVFAGSPGVQADRAADLGAGADHVWAMGAPWDDQIVRQGGRFMGLGDNGIIPTDESFGGKIMTSDAGGHTGFYDDNSLSLRNQAAVIAGKYDKVILE, encoded by the coding sequence ATGGACTTTGCGACGCTGAAGGCGCTCAAGCCGTCGGAGTTCGAGGATGCCGCGGACGCGTACCGGGCGACGGACGAGATGGCCAACGCGGCCAAGGACACCGTCGACAACCAGATCTCCGCGGGGATACGTAACCAACTCGCGGGCGCGACGGCGAAGGCAGCCCTGCAAGAACTGGCCGGGCTGTCGAAGAACTTCCAGTACGTACAGACCGAGTGCGGGTTGGTGAGCACCGCGCTGAACGGCTTCGCGTTCGACATGGCTTCGGCCAAGCGGAAGCTGGAAGCGGCGATCGAGGACGCACAGGCTGACCACTGCACGGTGCACGCGGACGGTTCGGTCGGCTTTCCGGCAGGCAGGAAGCCGGGCGAGGAGAAGGACGCCGCGGGCGGCACCGTGACCGGTAGCGCGGGAGGCAATCCGACATCCGACGCCCTGGACCGCCAGGCAGCGAGCATTCACCCGAACCCGCACTACGGTGCGGCCATTGGCTATGCCGACCGGATAGCGGATGCCTTACAGGAGGCCACTGACGCGGACGCGAAGTGGGCACCGAAGCTCCGCTCCCTCCAGGCCGACGACGACCTGGTGGTCTCGAACCGGGACTGGACGGACGTGACGTCCGACCGGGGTGGGGTGCTCAAGGCCGCCGATCCTTACCTGGACAGCATCAAGGGCCCGCCGAAGGAGGCCACCCCCGAGGAGAACGCGGAGTGGTGGAAGAACCTCACCCCGGAGCAGCAGGCCGACTATCTGGCCGTCCATCCGAATGCCATCGGGTCGATGAACGGCCTCCCGTCCGACATTCGCGACGACGCGAACAGAATGGTTCTGGACGAGACGACGGCGAAATACCAGCTGGATCTGAACGCCATTCCGAAGGAGCCGGCCAAGTACACCCCCAATACCAGCGGAGGCTACCCCGCTGTCCTCATCAGCCCGGAATGGCAGCGCTGGCACGACAAGTACGGAGCCAAGAAGGCCAGGATGGAGGGCGTGCTGAAGGGATCGAAGGCCATCCAGGACCGCTTCGACCGCACAGGCGAAGGCGGGCTTCCCGAGGCATACCTGCTCGGCTTCGACCCCACCGGCCTCGGGGACGGAAAAGTCATCCTCGCCAACGGGAATCCGGACACAGCCGACCACGTGGGCGTCTGGGTCCCCGGTACGAAAGCGAGCCTGGAATCCGTCGAAGGGGACCTCGGTCGTGTCGAACGGCTCTGGGCCCAGAGTCACCGCCTCAATCCTGACCAGAACGTCTCCACCGTCTTGTGGCTCGACTACAACGTGCCGGACAACGTCTTTCCGCAGGCGACACGCGGGGAGTACGCGGCAGAGGGCGGCCCACGACTCCACGACTTCTTGCAGGGGAACGGCGTCGCGCAACAGGCTGACGACGGCAGTCGCGCGCACACCACTGTCGTCGGGCACAGCTACGGCAGCACGGTGGTCGGCGTCTCGGCGCAGTCGGGAAGCTGGGACGACCCCCAGGCCGCCGACGACTACGTCTTCGCGGGCAGTCCCGGTGTCCAGGCGGATCGCGCGGCGGACCTGGGTGCCGGAGCCGACCACGTGTGGGCCATGGGCGCCCCCTGGGACGATCAGATAGTCCGGCAGGGCGGCCGATTCATGGGACTCGGTGACAACGGGATCATTCCCACCGACGAATCCTTCGGCGGGAAGATCATGACAAGCGACGCCGGCGGGCACACCGGATTCTACGACGACAACTCCCTCAGCCTGCGTAATCAGGCAGCCGTCATCGCCGGTAAATATGACAAGGTGATACTTGAATAG